The Girardinichthys multiradiatus isolate DD_20200921_A chromosome 6, DD_fGirMul_XY1, whole genome shotgun sequence genome window below encodes:
- the wdr48b gene encoding WD repeat-containing protein 48 isoform X1, with protein MNSLSTCKMATHHRQNAAGRRKVQVSYVIRDEVEKYNRNGVNALQLDPALNRLFTAGRDSIIRIWSVYQHKQDPYIASMEHHTDWVNDIVLCCNGKTLISASSDTTVKVWNAHKGFCMSTLRTHKDYVKALAYAKDKELVASAGLDRQIFLWDVNTLTALTASNNTVTTSSLSGNKDSIYSLAMNQMGTVIVSGSTEKVLRVWDPRTCAKLMKLKGHTDNVKSLLLNRDGTQCLSGSSDGTIRLWSLGQQRCIATYRVHDEGVWALQVNEAFTHVYSGGRDKKIYCTDLRNPDIRVLICEEKAPVLKMELDRSADPPPAIWVSTTKSSVNKWSLKGMHNFRSSGEYDNDCTTPLTPLCTQPEQVIKGGASIIQCHILNDKRHILTKDTNNNVAYWDVLKACKGEDLGKVEFDEEIKKRFKMVYVPNWFSVDLKTGMLTITLDESDCFAAWVSAKDAGFSSSDGSDPKSYIRSDQTDFSGGLEPVNLGGLLLQALLEFWPRTRINPMDEEENEVNHVNGEQENRVQKGNGYFQVPPHTPVIFGEAGGRTLFRLLCRDSGGETESMLLNETVPQWVIDITVDKNMPKFNKIPFYLQPHSSSGAKTLKKDRLSASDMLQVRKVMEHVYEKIINLDNESQTTSSSANDKPGEQEKEEDMAMLAEEKIELMCQDQVLDPNMDLRTVKHFIWKSGGDLTLHYRQKST; from the exons ATGAACTCACTGTCAACATGCAAGATGGCCACTCATCACAGGCAAAATGCTGCTGGGCGTAGGAAAGTACAG GTTTCCTACGTGATTAGAGACGAGGTGGAGAAGTACAATCGCAATGGGGTGAATGCACTCCAGTTAGACCCTGCTCTGAACCGGCTCTTCACCGCAGGAAGAGACTCCATCATCCGGATTTGGAGCGtctaccaacacaaa CAGGACCCATACATTGCATCTATGGAGCATCACACAGACTGGGTTAACGATATAGTTCTCTGCTGCAATGGAAAAACAT TGATATCAGCCTCATCAGATACAACAGTGAAAGTATGGAATGCACATAAAGGATTTTGTATGTCGACGTTACGGACGCACAAGGACTATGTAAAAGCTTTAGCGTACGCTAAGGACAAAGAGCTTGTTGCGTCGGCCGGTCTAGACCGGCAGATCTTCCTTTGGGATGTGAACACACTAACAGCACTCACCGCTTCCAACAACACTGTCACCA CTTCCTCACTGAGTGGGAACAAGGATTCGATCTATAGCCTGGCTATGAACCAGATGGGTACAGTTATTGTTTCTGGATCTACTGAAAAG GTTTTGAGAGTGTGGGACCCTCGAACATGTGCAAAACTTATGAAGCTGAAAGGTCATACAGACAACGTGAAGTCGTTGCTTCTGAATCGTGATGGCACTCAG TGCCTGTCGGGTAGCTCAGATGGGACCATCCGCTTGTGGTCACTTGGCCAGCAGAGGTGCATCGCCACATACAGGGTCCACGATGAAGGTGTCTGGGCCCTGCAGGTCAATGAGGCCTTCACACATGTATATTCTGGAGGCAGAGACAAGAAGATTTATTGTACTGACCTGCGAAACCCAGACATCCGTGTGCTTATCTGTGAGGAGAAGGCCCCGGTGCTCAAA ATGGAGCTAGACAGATCTGCTGACCCACCTCCAGCGATCTGGGTCTCCACCACCAAGTCATCTGTGAATAAATGG TCACTAAAAGGAATGCACAACTTCCGATCATCAGGGGAGTATGATAATGACTGCACCACCCCTCTGACTCCACTGTGTACTCAGCCAGAACAAGTTATAAAAG GCGGTGCCAGTATTATACAGTGCCACATTCTGAATGACAAGAGACACATACTCACCAAAGACACCAACAACAATGTGGCATATTGGGATGTGCTCAAG gcTTGCAAAGGTGAAGACTTGGGCAAAGTGGAGTTTGATGAAGAAATTAAAAAGCGGTTCAAGATGGTGTACGTGCCAAACTGGTTCTCCGTTGATCTGAAAACAGGg ATGCTCACAATTACTTTGGATGAGAGCGATTGCTTTGCTGCCTGGGTGTCTGCAAAGGATGCTGGGTTTTCAAGTTCTGATGGATCTGATCCAAAGT CTTACATCAGATCCGATCAGACTGATTTCTCAGGAGGATTGGAGCCAG TAAACTTGGGTGGCTTGTTGCTCCAAGCTCTGCTGGAGTTCTGGCCCAGAACCCGGATAAACCCCATGGATGAGGAAGAAAACGAGGTGAACCATG TGAATGGTGAGCAGGAGAACAGGGTGCAGAAAGGAAACGGATATTTCCAGGTTCCACCTCACACGCCCGTTATCTTTGGGGAAGCAGGAGGAAGAACCCTATTTAG GCTGTTATGTAGAGATTCAGGGGGAGAGACTGAATCTATGCTGCTGAATGAGACAGTCCCACAGTGGGTCATTGATATAACTGTAGAT AAAAATATGCCTAAGTTCAACAAAATCCCATTCTACCTCCAACCCCATTCTTCTTCTGGTGCAAAAACTCTAAAAAA GGATCGTCTCTCGGCCAGTGACATGCTCCAGGTGAGGAAGGTGATGGAGCACGTTTACGAGAAGATTATCAACCTGGACAACGAGTCGCAGACCACCAGCTCCTCAGCCAACGATAAGCCGGGGGagcaggagaaggaggaggacatGGCGATGCTTGCTGAGGAGAAGATTGAGCTTATGTGTCAGGACCAG GTTCTAGACCCCAACATGGACCTGCGGacagttaaacattttatctGGAAGAGTGGAGGGGACTTGACACTTCACTATAGGCAGAAGTCTACAtga
- the LOC124869963 gene encoding Golgi reassembly-stacking protein 1-like yields the protein MGLSQSSEAPEGGTNGYHVHGVQPNSPAEKAGLQPFFDFILSLDNKRLSEENEQLKELLKANMERAVKMEVYSTKSTRVRELEVVPSNLWGGQGLLGASVRFCSYQGANENVWHVLDVEASSPAALAGLQSYSDYIVGADQVLQDSEDFFSLIEAHEGKPLKLLVYNTQKDDCREVMVTPNGAWGGEGSLGCGIGYGYLHRIPANPDVLTVKPSIPVTGEVSSPQEPTHGYTETPLMAPSTPNEELLDVEQITLQDSVLPPPLQTVMDPAGLSDSDVAAMSPDPADLLDRLDVSTSSIDMTNTSLAMHEEKEGDISGVEELEDSALPSLSAENQSELQEQVSHAAVELIASLTAPDTWSDSGVPPAETSLPCPESPDLQSFIIESSGSPSPHLGVLSLPEDSLHLSTEDPPCSSPVDLIPTSAADEAPSDKSQVFGDIEASVCESAEHVDHQIGEEEPDKTYFD from the exons ATGGGATTATCGCAGAGCTCAGAAGCCCCTGAAGGAGGGACGAACGGATACCATGTTCACGGC GTGCAGCCTAATTCTCCTGCAGAAAAGGCAGGACTGCAGCCCTTCTTCGACTTCATTCTGTCTCTGGACAACAAAAGACTC AGTGAGGAAAATGAGCAGCTAAAGGAGCTCCTAAAAGCCAACATGGAGAGGGCCGTGAAGATGGAGGTGTACAGTACTAAGAGCACGAGGGTTCGTGAGCTGGAGGTGGTGCCCAGTAACCTGTGGGGAGGCCAAGGTCTGCTGGGCGCCAGCGTTCGCTTCTGCAGCTACCAAGGAGCCAATGAGAACGTCTGGCACGTCCTG GATGTAGAGGCCAGTTCACCAGCAGCACTGGCGGGTCTTCAGTCCTACAGTGACTACATTGTCGGAGCAGATCAGGTGTTGCAAGAT TCAGAAGACTTTTTCTCACTGATTGAAGCCCATGAGGGAAAACCTCTGAAGCTGCTGGTGTACAACACCCAAAAAGACGACTGCAGAGAGGTGATGGTCACACCGAATGGAGCGTGGGGAGGAGAGGGCAG CTTAGGTTGTGGCATCGGTTATGGCTACCTGCACCGCATCCCTGCAAATCCAGATGTGTTGACAGTGAAGCCTTCCATCCCTGTTACAGGGGAGGTATCCTCTCCACAGGAGCCAACACATGGGTACACAGAG ACACCTCTGATGGCACCTTCAACCCCCAATGAAGAATTGTTAGATGTGGAGCAGATAACTCTCCAGGACTCTGTGCTACCTCCACCACTTCAGACAGTGATGGACCCTG CAGGTTTATCGGACTCTGATGTGGCAGCGATGAGCCCTGACCCTGCAGATCTTTTGGACAGGCTGGACGTGTCCACGTCATCCATCGACATGACCAACACTTCCCTGGCGATGCACGAGGAAAAGGAGGGCGACATATCTGGTGTTG aggagctggaggacagTGCTCTGCCCTCATTATCTGCAGAGAACCAGAGTGAGCTACAAGAGCAAGTCTCTCATGCAGCTGTGGAGCTCATTGCTTCTCTCACTGCTCCTGACACTTGGTCTGACTCTGGAGTCCCTCCAGCTGAGACATCTCTTCCATGCCCAGAGTCCCCAGACCTTCAGAGTTTCATCATTGAATCCAGTGGTAGTCCAAGTCCACATTTGGGTGTGTTGTCCCTTCCTGAGGATTCTCTTCATCTTTCTACTGAAGACCCTCCTTGCTCGTCTCCAGTAGACCTGATCCCAACCTCGGCTGCTGATGAGGCTCCTTCAGACAAATCTCAAGTCTTTGGTGATATAGAAGCGTCAGTGTGTGAGTCTGCAGAGCATGTAGATCATCAGATTGGTGAGGAGGAGCCAGACAAAACTTATTTTGATTAA
- the wdr48b gene encoding WD repeat-containing protein 48 isoform X3, which produces MNSLSTCKMATHHRQNAAGRRKVQVSYVIRDEVEKYNRNGVNALQLDPALNRLFTAGRDSIIRIWSVYQHKQDPYIASMEHHTDWVNDIVLCCNGKTLISASSDTTVKVWNAHKGFCMSTLRTHKDYVKALAYAKDKELVASAGLDRQIFLWDVNTLTALTASNNTVTTSSLSGNKDSIYSLAMNQMGTVIVSGSTEKVLRVWDPRTCAKLMKLKGHTDNVKSLLLNRDGTQCLSGSSDGTIRLWSLGQQRCIATYRVHDEGVWALQVNEAFTHVYSGGRDKKIYCTDLRNPDIRVLICEEKAPVLKMELDRSADPPPAIWVSTTKSSVNKWSLKGMHNFRSSGEYDNDCTTPLTPLCTQPEQVIKGGASIIQCHILNDKRHILTKDTNNNVAYWDVLKACKGEDLGKVEFDEEIKKRFKMVYVPNWFSVDLKTGMLTITLDESDCFAAWVSAKDAGFSSSDGSDPKLNLGGLLLQALLEFWPRTRINPMDEEENEVNHVNGEQENRVQKGNGYFQVPPHTPVIFGEAGGRTLFRLLCRDSGGETESMLLNETVPQWVIDITVDKNMPKFNKIPFYLQPHSSSGAKTLKKDRLSASDMLQVRKVMEHVYEKIINLDNESQTTSSSANDKPGEQEKEEDMAMLAEEKIELMCQDQVLDPNMDLRTVKHFIWKSGGDLTLHYRQKST; this is translated from the exons ATGAACTCACTGTCAACATGCAAGATGGCCACTCATCACAGGCAAAATGCTGCTGGGCGTAGGAAAGTACAG GTTTCCTACGTGATTAGAGACGAGGTGGAGAAGTACAATCGCAATGGGGTGAATGCACTCCAGTTAGACCCTGCTCTGAACCGGCTCTTCACCGCAGGAAGAGACTCCATCATCCGGATTTGGAGCGtctaccaacacaaa CAGGACCCATACATTGCATCTATGGAGCATCACACAGACTGGGTTAACGATATAGTTCTCTGCTGCAATGGAAAAACAT TGATATCAGCCTCATCAGATACAACAGTGAAAGTATGGAATGCACATAAAGGATTTTGTATGTCGACGTTACGGACGCACAAGGACTATGTAAAAGCTTTAGCGTACGCTAAGGACAAAGAGCTTGTTGCGTCGGCCGGTCTAGACCGGCAGATCTTCCTTTGGGATGTGAACACACTAACAGCACTCACCGCTTCCAACAACACTGTCACCA CTTCCTCACTGAGTGGGAACAAGGATTCGATCTATAGCCTGGCTATGAACCAGATGGGTACAGTTATTGTTTCTGGATCTACTGAAAAG GTTTTGAGAGTGTGGGACCCTCGAACATGTGCAAAACTTATGAAGCTGAAAGGTCATACAGACAACGTGAAGTCGTTGCTTCTGAATCGTGATGGCACTCAG TGCCTGTCGGGTAGCTCAGATGGGACCATCCGCTTGTGGTCACTTGGCCAGCAGAGGTGCATCGCCACATACAGGGTCCACGATGAAGGTGTCTGGGCCCTGCAGGTCAATGAGGCCTTCACACATGTATATTCTGGAGGCAGAGACAAGAAGATTTATTGTACTGACCTGCGAAACCCAGACATCCGTGTGCTTATCTGTGAGGAGAAGGCCCCGGTGCTCAAA ATGGAGCTAGACAGATCTGCTGACCCACCTCCAGCGATCTGGGTCTCCACCACCAAGTCATCTGTGAATAAATGG TCACTAAAAGGAATGCACAACTTCCGATCATCAGGGGAGTATGATAATGACTGCACCACCCCTCTGACTCCACTGTGTACTCAGCCAGAACAAGTTATAAAAG GCGGTGCCAGTATTATACAGTGCCACATTCTGAATGACAAGAGACACATACTCACCAAAGACACCAACAACAATGTGGCATATTGGGATGTGCTCAAG gcTTGCAAAGGTGAAGACTTGGGCAAAGTGGAGTTTGATGAAGAAATTAAAAAGCGGTTCAAGATGGTGTACGTGCCAAACTGGTTCTCCGTTGATCTGAAAACAGGg ATGCTCACAATTACTTTGGATGAGAGCGATTGCTTTGCTGCCTGGGTGTCTGCAAAGGATGCTGGGTTTTCAAGTTCTGATGGATCTGATCCAAAGT TAAACTTGGGTGGCTTGTTGCTCCAAGCTCTGCTGGAGTTCTGGCCCAGAACCCGGATAAACCCCATGGATGAGGAAGAAAACGAGGTGAACCATG TGAATGGTGAGCAGGAGAACAGGGTGCAGAAAGGAAACGGATATTTCCAGGTTCCACCTCACACGCCCGTTATCTTTGGGGAAGCAGGAGGAAGAACCCTATTTAG GCTGTTATGTAGAGATTCAGGGGGAGAGACTGAATCTATGCTGCTGAATGAGACAGTCCCACAGTGGGTCATTGATATAACTGTAGAT AAAAATATGCCTAAGTTCAACAAAATCCCATTCTACCTCCAACCCCATTCTTCTTCTGGTGCAAAAACTCTAAAAAA GGATCGTCTCTCGGCCAGTGACATGCTCCAGGTGAGGAAGGTGATGGAGCACGTTTACGAGAAGATTATCAACCTGGACAACGAGTCGCAGACCACCAGCTCCTCAGCCAACGATAAGCCGGGGGagcaggagaaggaggaggacatGGCGATGCTTGCTGAGGAGAAGATTGAGCTTATGTGTCAGGACCAG GTTCTAGACCCCAACATGGACCTGCGGacagttaaacattttatctGGAAGAGTGGAGGGGACTTGACACTTCACTATAGGCAGAAGTCTACAtga
- the wdr48b gene encoding WD repeat-containing protein 48 isoform X2, protein MNSLSTCKMATHHRQNAAGRRKVQVSYVIRDEVEKYNRNGVNALQLDPALNRLFTAGRDSIIRIWSVYQHKDPYIASMEHHTDWVNDIVLCCNGKTLISASSDTTVKVWNAHKGFCMSTLRTHKDYVKALAYAKDKELVASAGLDRQIFLWDVNTLTALTASNNTVTTSSLSGNKDSIYSLAMNQMGTVIVSGSTEKVLRVWDPRTCAKLMKLKGHTDNVKSLLLNRDGTQCLSGSSDGTIRLWSLGQQRCIATYRVHDEGVWALQVNEAFTHVYSGGRDKKIYCTDLRNPDIRVLICEEKAPVLKMELDRSADPPPAIWVSTTKSSVNKWSLKGMHNFRSSGEYDNDCTTPLTPLCTQPEQVIKGGASIIQCHILNDKRHILTKDTNNNVAYWDVLKACKGEDLGKVEFDEEIKKRFKMVYVPNWFSVDLKTGMLTITLDESDCFAAWVSAKDAGFSSSDGSDPKSYIRSDQTDFSGGLEPVNLGGLLLQALLEFWPRTRINPMDEEENEVNHVNGEQENRVQKGNGYFQVPPHTPVIFGEAGGRTLFRLLCRDSGGETESMLLNETVPQWVIDITVDKNMPKFNKIPFYLQPHSSSGAKTLKKDRLSASDMLQVRKVMEHVYEKIINLDNESQTTSSSANDKPGEQEKEEDMAMLAEEKIELMCQDQVLDPNMDLRTVKHFIWKSGGDLTLHYRQKST, encoded by the exons ATGAACTCACTGTCAACATGCAAGATGGCCACTCATCACAGGCAAAATGCTGCTGGGCGTAGGAAAGTACAG GTTTCCTACGTGATTAGAGACGAGGTGGAGAAGTACAATCGCAATGGGGTGAATGCACTCCAGTTAGACCCTGCTCTGAACCGGCTCTTCACCGCAGGAAGAGACTCCATCATCCGGATTTGGAGCGtctaccaacacaaa GACCCATACATTGCATCTATGGAGCATCACACAGACTGGGTTAACGATATAGTTCTCTGCTGCAATGGAAAAACAT TGATATCAGCCTCATCAGATACAACAGTGAAAGTATGGAATGCACATAAAGGATTTTGTATGTCGACGTTACGGACGCACAAGGACTATGTAAAAGCTTTAGCGTACGCTAAGGACAAAGAGCTTGTTGCGTCGGCCGGTCTAGACCGGCAGATCTTCCTTTGGGATGTGAACACACTAACAGCACTCACCGCTTCCAACAACACTGTCACCA CTTCCTCACTGAGTGGGAACAAGGATTCGATCTATAGCCTGGCTATGAACCAGATGGGTACAGTTATTGTTTCTGGATCTACTGAAAAG GTTTTGAGAGTGTGGGACCCTCGAACATGTGCAAAACTTATGAAGCTGAAAGGTCATACAGACAACGTGAAGTCGTTGCTTCTGAATCGTGATGGCACTCAG TGCCTGTCGGGTAGCTCAGATGGGACCATCCGCTTGTGGTCACTTGGCCAGCAGAGGTGCATCGCCACATACAGGGTCCACGATGAAGGTGTCTGGGCCCTGCAGGTCAATGAGGCCTTCACACATGTATATTCTGGAGGCAGAGACAAGAAGATTTATTGTACTGACCTGCGAAACCCAGACATCCGTGTGCTTATCTGTGAGGAGAAGGCCCCGGTGCTCAAA ATGGAGCTAGACAGATCTGCTGACCCACCTCCAGCGATCTGGGTCTCCACCACCAAGTCATCTGTGAATAAATGG TCACTAAAAGGAATGCACAACTTCCGATCATCAGGGGAGTATGATAATGACTGCACCACCCCTCTGACTCCACTGTGTACTCAGCCAGAACAAGTTATAAAAG GCGGTGCCAGTATTATACAGTGCCACATTCTGAATGACAAGAGACACATACTCACCAAAGACACCAACAACAATGTGGCATATTGGGATGTGCTCAAG gcTTGCAAAGGTGAAGACTTGGGCAAAGTGGAGTTTGATGAAGAAATTAAAAAGCGGTTCAAGATGGTGTACGTGCCAAACTGGTTCTCCGTTGATCTGAAAACAGGg ATGCTCACAATTACTTTGGATGAGAGCGATTGCTTTGCTGCCTGGGTGTCTGCAAAGGATGCTGGGTTTTCAAGTTCTGATGGATCTGATCCAAAGT CTTACATCAGATCCGATCAGACTGATTTCTCAGGAGGATTGGAGCCAG TAAACTTGGGTGGCTTGTTGCTCCAAGCTCTGCTGGAGTTCTGGCCCAGAACCCGGATAAACCCCATGGATGAGGAAGAAAACGAGGTGAACCATG TGAATGGTGAGCAGGAGAACAGGGTGCAGAAAGGAAACGGATATTTCCAGGTTCCACCTCACACGCCCGTTATCTTTGGGGAAGCAGGAGGAAGAACCCTATTTAG GCTGTTATGTAGAGATTCAGGGGGAGAGACTGAATCTATGCTGCTGAATGAGACAGTCCCACAGTGGGTCATTGATATAACTGTAGAT AAAAATATGCCTAAGTTCAACAAAATCCCATTCTACCTCCAACCCCATTCTTCTTCTGGTGCAAAAACTCTAAAAAA GGATCGTCTCTCGGCCAGTGACATGCTCCAGGTGAGGAAGGTGATGGAGCACGTTTACGAGAAGATTATCAACCTGGACAACGAGTCGCAGACCACCAGCTCCTCAGCCAACGATAAGCCGGGGGagcaggagaaggaggaggacatGGCGATGCTTGCTGAGGAGAAGATTGAGCTTATGTGTCAGGACCAG GTTCTAGACCCCAACATGGACCTGCGGacagttaaacattttatctGGAAGAGTGGAGGGGACTTGACACTTCACTATAGGCAGAAGTCTACAtga
- the wdr48b gene encoding WD repeat-containing protein 48 isoform X4, translating to MNSLSTCKMATHHRQNAAGRRKVQVSYVIRDEVEKYNRNGVNALQLDPALNRLFTAGRDSIIRIWSVYQHKDPYIASMEHHTDWVNDIVLCCNGKTLISASSDTTVKVWNAHKGFCMSTLRTHKDYVKALAYAKDKELVASAGLDRQIFLWDVNTLTALTASNNTVTTSSLSGNKDSIYSLAMNQMGTVIVSGSTEKVLRVWDPRTCAKLMKLKGHTDNVKSLLLNRDGTQCLSGSSDGTIRLWSLGQQRCIATYRVHDEGVWALQVNEAFTHVYSGGRDKKIYCTDLRNPDIRVLICEEKAPVLKMELDRSADPPPAIWVSTTKSSVNKWSLKGMHNFRSSGEYDNDCTTPLTPLCTQPEQVIKGGASIIQCHILNDKRHILTKDTNNNVAYWDVLKACKGEDLGKVEFDEEIKKRFKMVYVPNWFSVDLKTGMLTITLDESDCFAAWVSAKDAGFSSSDGSDPKLNLGGLLLQALLEFWPRTRINPMDEEENEVNHVNGEQENRVQKGNGYFQVPPHTPVIFGEAGGRTLFRLLCRDSGGETESMLLNETVPQWVIDITVDKNMPKFNKIPFYLQPHSSSGAKTLKKDRLSASDMLQVRKVMEHVYEKIINLDNESQTTSSSANDKPGEQEKEEDMAMLAEEKIELMCQDQVLDPNMDLRTVKHFIWKSGGDLTLHYRQKST from the exons ATGAACTCACTGTCAACATGCAAGATGGCCACTCATCACAGGCAAAATGCTGCTGGGCGTAGGAAAGTACAG GTTTCCTACGTGATTAGAGACGAGGTGGAGAAGTACAATCGCAATGGGGTGAATGCACTCCAGTTAGACCCTGCTCTGAACCGGCTCTTCACCGCAGGAAGAGACTCCATCATCCGGATTTGGAGCGtctaccaacacaaa GACCCATACATTGCATCTATGGAGCATCACACAGACTGGGTTAACGATATAGTTCTCTGCTGCAATGGAAAAACAT TGATATCAGCCTCATCAGATACAACAGTGAAAGTATGGAATGCACATAAAGGATTTTGTATGTCGACGTTACGGACGCACAAGGACTATGTAAAAGCTTTAGCGTACGCTAAGGACAAAGAGCTTGTTGCGTCGGCCGGTCTAGACCGGCAGATCTTCCTTTGGGATGTGAACACACTAACAGCACTCACCGCTTCCAACAACACTGTCACCA CTTCCTCACTGAGTGGGAACAAGGATTCGATCTATAGCCTGGCTATGAACCAGATGGGTACAGTTATTGTTTCTGGATCTACTGAAAAG GTTTTGAGAGTGTGGGACCCTCGAACATGTGCAAAACTTATGAAGCTGAAAGGTCATACAGACAACGTGAAGTCGTTGCTTCTGAATCGTGATGGCACTCAG TGCCTGTCGGGTAGCTCAGATGGGACCATCCGCTTGTGGTCACTTGGCCAGCAGAGGTGCATCGCCACATACAGGGTCCACGATGAAGGTGTCTGGGCCCTGCAGGTCAATGAGGCCTTCACACATGTATATTCTGGAGGCAGAGACAAGAAGATTTATTGTACTGACCTGCGAAACCCAGACATCCGTGTGCTTATCTGTGAGGAGAAGGCCCCGGTGCTCAAA ATGGAGCTAGACAGATCTGCTGACCCACCTCCAGCGATCTGGGTCTCCACCACCAAGTCATCTGTGAATAAATGG TCACTAAAAGGAATGCACAACTTCCGATCATCAGGGGAGTATGATAATGACTGCACCACCCCTCTGACTCCACTGTGTACTCAGCCAGAACAAGTTATAAAAG GCGGTGCCAGTATTATACAGTGCCACATTCTGAATGACAAGAGACACATACTCACCAAAGACACCAACAACAATGTGGCATATTGGGATGTGCTCAAG gcTTGCAAAGGTGAAGACTTGGGCAAAGTGGAGTTTGATGAAGAAATTAAAAAGCGGTTCAAGATGGTGTACGTGCCAAACTGGTTCTCCGTTGATCTGAAAACAGGg ATGCTCACAATTACTTTGGATGAGAGCGATTGCTTTGCTGCCTGGGTGTCTGCAAAGGATGCTGGGTTTTCAAGTTCTGATGGATCTGATCCAAAGT TAAACTTGGGTGGCTTGTTGCTCCAAGCTCTGCTGGAGTTCTGGCCCAGAACCCGGATAAACCCCATGGATGAGGAAGAAAACGAGGTGAACCATG TGAATGGTGAGCAGGAGAACAGGGTGCAGAAAGGAAACGGATATTTCCAGGTTCCACCTCACACGCCCGTTATCTTTGGGGAAGCAGGAGGAAGAACCCTATTTAG GCTGTTATGTAGAGATTCAGGGGGAGAGACTGAATCTATGCTGCTGAATGAGACAGTCCCACAGTGGGTCATTGATATAACTGTAGAT AAAAATATGCCTAAGTTCAACAAAATCCCATTCTACCTCCAACCCCATTCTTCTTCTGGTGCAAAAACTCTAAAAAA GGATCGTCTCTCGGCCAGTGACATGCTCCAGGTGAGGAAGGTGATGGAGCACGTTTACGAGAAGATTATCAACCTGGACAACGAGTCGCAGACCACCAGCTCCTCAGCCAACGATAAGCCGGGGGagcaggagaaggaggaggacatGGCGATGCTTGCTGAGGAGAAGATTGAGCTTATGTGTCAGGACCAG GTTCTAGACCCCAACATGGACCTGCGGacagttaaacattttatctGGAAGAGTGGAGGGGACTTGACACTTCACTATAGGCAGAAGTCTACAtga